In one window of Qipengyuania profundimaris DNA:
- the ligD gene encoding DNA ligase D, whose product MAARKGPLTEYNAKRDFKQTPEPAGKRKTSKSGDLFIVQKHDATRLHWDLRLEVDSVLKSWAVTKGPSPDPDIKRLAVRTEDHPMSYAEFEGVIPKGEYGGGTVMLWDRGSWAPVEGKSAKDLEKGHLHFTLQGERMRGEWLLIRLKKKPGEKRENWLLRKLQDEQAEAGDALVQRELTSVATGRSMAEIAAGKDGARPSAGTKKSRKTKTAALPKYRKPQLATLVDDVPTGNRWMHEIKFDGYRALVAVRGKDVRIYTRNGKDWTDKFGPLVDAIAALDLPSALIDSEIVAYDDKGNPDFSTLQKVLKRGSGSQQPSDKLALHTFDLLELEGDDLSDLPNIERKERLEALLANAEAPIHVAEHVLGAGETLYRAMCDAKQEGIISKTVDGKYSGRRSRAWVKVKCTRRQEFVIIGWKASSAKGRPFASLLLAQYEGGELVYKGNVGTGFSADDLDELAAKLKRLERMTPPAEVEKASSRNVTWVTPKLVAEIAFAEFTADGNVRHGSFLGLRDDKPAKMVVPEKAASAPAEENVAISSRDRVIFPDSGQTKGELADYYAAIAPVMLPFAARRPVSLVRCPQGRAKKCFFQKHDSGAFGDAVHHVPIREKDGGHEDYLYVEDQRGLLQCVQMGTIEFHGWGARSDDVEKPDRMIFDLDPDEGLGFTEVKTAARDIHDRLADLGLTSFAMLSGGKGVHVVVPLTPGDSWGEHKDFARRFSEALSLAEPDRFTANMSKAKRKGRIFIDWLRNQRGATAVLPYSARARSGAPVAVPVTWNELKGMDDAKPFSIDQAETLLRRASSKALHGWGFVDQRLPDL is encoded by the coding sequence ATGGCCGCGCGCAAGGGTCCTCTGACCGAGTACAACGCAAAGCGGGACTTCAAGCAAACGCCCGAGCCTGCGGGCAAGCGCAAGACCAGCAAATCGGGCGACCTCTTCATCGTCCAGAAGCATGACGCGACCCGGCTGCATTGGGACTTGCGGCTTGAAGTGGATAGCGTGCTGAAAAGTTGGGCCGTGACCAAGGGCCCTTCCCCCGATCCGGACATCAAGCGACTGGCGGTGCGGACCGAGGACCATCCCATGTCCTACGCGGAGTTCGAAGGCGTCATACCCAAGGGGGAATATGGTGGCGGGACGGTCATGCTGTGGGACCGGGGAAGCTGGGCGCCTGTCGAGGGCAAGAGCGCGAAGGACCTCGAAAAAGGGCATCTCCACTTCACCTTGCAAGGCGAGCGGATGCGCGGTGAGTGGCTGCTGATCCGCCTTAAGAAGAAGCCGGGCGAGAAGCGCGAGAACTGGCTTTTGCGTAAGCTGCAGGATGAGCAGGCGGAAGCGGGCGATGCGCTGGTGCAACGCGAATTGACCAGCGTTGCGACCGGTCGTTCGATGGCGGAAATCGCAGCCGGGAAGGATGGCGCGCGGCCCAGCGCAGGCACTAAGAAATCCCGCAAGACGAAAACCGCTGCGCTGCCGAAGTATCGGAAACCCCAACTTGCCACGCTGGTCGACGATGTGCCGACGGGCAATCGCTGGATGCACGAGATCAAGTTCGACGGCTACCGCGCGCTGGTGGCAGTGCGCGGCAAGGACGTGCGCATCTATACGCGAAACGGCAAGGACTGGACGGACAAGTTCGGACCTCTGGTCGATGCCATTGCTGCGCTGGACCTGCCTTCGGCCCTTATCGACAGCGAAATCGTGGCCTATGACGACAAAGGCAATCCGGACTTCTCGACCCTGCAAAAGGTCTTGAAGCGAGGTTCCGGATCACAGCAGCCATCCGACAAACTGGCATTGCACACTTTCGACTTGCTGGAACTGGAGGGAGACGATTTGAGCGACCTTCCGAATATCGAGCGCAAGGAACGGCTTGAGGCCTTGCTCGCGAATGCGGAGGCGCCGATCCATGTGGCCGAACACGTCCTGGGGGCAGGCGAAACCCTGTACCGGGCGATGTGCGATGCGAAACAGGAAGGTATCATCTCCAAAACCGTGGACGGGAAATATTCCGGCCGCCGGTCGAGAGCCTGGGTGAAGGTGAAGTGCACCCGCAGGCAGGAATTCGTGATCATTGGCTGGAAGGCCTCGAGCGCGAAGGGGCGCCCCTTCGCTTCCCTCCTGCTCGCCCAGTATGAGGGAGGCGAGCTTGTCTATAAGGGCAATGTCGGCACCGGTTTTTCTGCCGACGATCTCGATGAGCTCGCGGCGAAACTGAAGCGGCTGGAGCGCATGACCCCGCCTGCGGAGGTGGAGAAAGCATCGTCGCGCAACGTGACTTGGGTGACCCCGAAGCTCGTGGCGGAGATCGCTTTTGCCGAGTTTACCGCCGACGGGAACGTACGCCACGGCAGCTTCCTCGGCCTGCGTGACGATAAACCGGCGAAGATGGTCGTTCCCGAGAAAGCCGCATCTGCGCCCGCGGAAGAGAATGTCGCGATCTCCAGCCGCGACCGTGTCATTTTTCCAGACAGCGGTCAGACGAAAGGGGAACTGGCCGATTACTACGCCGCGATCGCACCGGTCATGCTTCCATTCGCCGCGCGGCGCCCCGTCAGCCTGGTTCGCTGTCCACAAGGGAGGGCGAAGAAGTGTTTCTTCCAGAAGCATGACAGCGGTGCCTTCGGCGATGCCGTTCACCACGTTCCGATCCGCGAAAAGGATGGTGGGCACGAGGATTACCTCTATGTCGAGGACCAGCGCGGCCTCCTGCAGTGCGTCCAGATGGGCACGATCGAGTTTCATGGATGGGGAGCGCGCTCTGACGACGTCGAGAAGCCCGATCGGATGATCTTCGATCTCGATCCCGACGAGGGGCTTGGATTTACCGAAGTGAAGACAGCCGCGCGCGACATTCACGACCGCCTTGCCGACCTCGGACTGACCAGCTTCGCCATGCTTTCGGGAGGAAAGGGTGTCCATGTCGTGGTGCCGCTCACGCCGGGTGACAGCTGGGGCGAACACAAGGATTTCGCCCGGCGTTTCTCCGAAGCGCTGAGCCTTGCCGAACCCGACCGCTTCACCGCGAACATGAGCAAGGCAAAACGCAAGGGCCGCATCTTCATCGACTGGCTGCGCAATCAGCGCGGCGCGACGGCAGTGCTACCTTACTCGGCGCGTGCACGATCCGGCGCGCCAGTCGCGGTTCCTGTCACATGGAACGAACTCAAGGGGATGGACGATGCCAAGCCGTTCTCCATCGATCAGGCGGAGACGCTGTTGCGGCGTGCTTCATCGAAAGCGTTGCATGGGTGGGGTTTCGTAGACCAGCGCCTTCCGGACCTCTAA
- a CDS encoding Ku protein codes for MAARAYWQGQIRLALVSIPVEIYSASKSGSRISFNQIHEPSGKRISYEKVVPGIGPIDRDEIIRGYEISKGNYVLLEDEEIEAVKIESKRTLELVQFVDACEIDPLYFEKPYYVAPQDELAEEAFIVLREALRKAKKVALGQLSVRGREKLVAIKPCGNGLLLETLRYADEVRVGQSFFADIDDAKPKKELLDLANTLIEQKSAPFDAGEFEDRYAEALKKLIDKKAKSKSKKAVIEDVDNPDAPPGSNVIDLMAALKKSVEGDKAKKPAKRKKSA; via the coding sequence ATGGCTGCACGAGCTTATTGGCAAGGACAGATACGGTTGGCCCTGGTTTCGATCCCGGTCGAAATCTATTCGGCATCCAAATCCGGTTCGAGGATCAGCTTCAATCAGATCCACGAGCCGAGCGGCAAGCGCATCTCCTACGAAAAGGTCGTGCCGGGTATTGGCCCCATCGACCGCGACGAGATCATCCGCGGTTACGAGATATCCAAGGGCAATTATGTCCTGCTCGAGGACGAGGAAATCGAGGCCGTCAAGATCGAGAGCAAGCGCACGCTCGAACTGGTCCAGTTCGTCGATGCCTGCGAGATCGATCCGCTCTATTTCGAGAAGCCTTACTACGTCGCCCCGCAGGACGAGCTTGCCGAAGAAGCCTTCATCGTGCTGCGTGAGGCGTTGCGAAAGGCCAAGAAGGTCGCGCTGGGCCAACTCTCGGTGCGCGGGCGGGAAAAGCTGGTTGCAATCAAGCCGTGCGGCAACGGGCTGCTCCTTGAGACGCTTCGCTATGCCGATGAAGTGCGCGTGGGCCAGAGCTTTTTCGCTGATATCGACGACGCCAAGCCGAAGAAGGAGCTGCTCGATCTGGCCAATACGCTGATCGAGCAGAAGAGCGCGCCCTTCGATGCGGGCGAGTTCGAGGACCGCTATGCCGAAGCGCTGAAGAAGCTGATCGACAAGAAGGCCAAATCGAAGAGTAAAAAAGCGGTCATCGAGGATGTGGACAATCCGGACGCCCCGCCGGGTTCCAACGTCATCGACCTGATGGCCGCTCTCAAGAAATCGGTCGAGGGCGACAAGGCGAAGAAACCTGCAAAGCGCAAGAAATCCGCCTGA
- a CDS encoding BCCT family transporter — protein MSSTNDAPIDPPLVDLPIRTANRGFYDGFSRAVTIPSKIIVSLIIMWAIFFPVSANETLTAANSTIIRSFAGWYVYLVAFLMFACFIVAVIPQSGRLRIGAPDEKPEFGRFSWFAMLFGAGIGIGMLTYSTGEPLAHFANNPDIIRGTIEPLSQEAVRPAYIYTFLHWGFAAWGTYALVGLAIGYVAYRRGLPLTIRSALAPLFGRVLSGFSGHLVDIVAVVATILGVAVTMGLGVEQFIAGLARLGLGDWLLAEDGTSSVIAIILALVLLVGASTLSALSGVGKGIKWLSNLNMGLSFALLALFAVVGSGVYGVGLLGTALWDYFVTLVPNSLRLFPDVEGETAQALLQWQLDWSVFYWAWWIAFAPFVGMFIARISRGRTVREYVFGVVLVPSLMCFVWMAVVGGTAIDLELSGVAGGAIVDTGISDQLYATLAVLLDPAVASLVSGLVVILLMTYLITSADSAILIVNTINGAGETDGERRHHILFWGAALAFVVGSMLILGGIDAIRITMIIGALPFSFVVALMAVAILKAIAFDLVRKHHGVPTTAEGCAELARGE, from the coding sequence ATGAGCAGCACCAACGACGCACCGATCGATCCGCCGCTGGTCGATCTCCCGATCCGGACTGCGAACCGCGGTTTCTACGACGGCTTCAGCAGGGCGGTGACGATCCCCTCCAAGATCATCGTCTCGCTCATCATCATGTGGGCGATCTTCTTCCCGGTCAGCGCGAATGAGACGCTGACGGCGGCCAATTCCACGATCATCCGATCCTTCGCCGGCTGGTACGTCTATCTCGTGGCCTTCCTGATGTTCGCGTGCTTCATTGTAGCGGTCATCCCGCAATCGGGCCGCTTGCGCATCGGAGCGCCGGACGAGAAGCCCGAGTTCGGGCGGTTCTCATGGTTCGCGATGCTGTTCGGTGCGGGCATCGGCATCGGCATGCTGACCTATTCGACAGGCGAGCCGCTGGCGCATTTCGCTAACAATCCCGACATCATCCGCGGCACGATCGAGCCGCTGTCGCAGGAGGCGGTTCGGCCGGCCTATATCTACACCTTCCTGCACTGGGGATTTGCCGCTTGGGGCACCTATGCGCTGGTCGGCTTGGCAATCGGCTATGTCGCCTATCGCCGAGGTTTGCCGCTTACCATTCGCTCGGCTCTTGCGCCGCTGTTCGGGCGCGTCCTGTCCGGCTTCTCCGGCCATCTGGTCGATATCGTCGCGGTGGTGGCGACGATCCTCGGCGTGGCGGTTACCATGGGCCTAGGAGTCGAGCAGTTCATCGCCGGCCTAGCGCGGCTCGGTCTCGGTGACTGGCTGCTGGCAGAAGACGGCACATCGTCGGTGATCGCAATTATTTTAGCGCTTGTACTGCTGGTCGGCGCATCGACGCTCAGCGCGCTTTCTGGCGTGGGGAAGGGCATTAAATGGCTGTCCAATCTCAACATGGGCCTGTCCTTCGCTCTGCTGGCGCTGTTCGCCGTCGTTGGATCGGGCGTGTACGGGGTGGGCCTGCTGGGGACGGCGCTGTGGGACTACTTCGTCACCCTCGTGCCGAATTCGCTGCGGCTCTTTCCCGATGTCGAGGGTGAGACGGCGCAGGCGCTGCTGCAGTGGCAGCTCGACTGGTCGGTGTTTTACTGGGCGTGGTGGATCGCGTTTGCGCCGTTCGTCGGCATGTTCATCGCGCGTATCTCGCGCGGGCGGACGGTGCGCGAGTATGTCTTCGGCGTGGTCCTTGTGCCTTCGCTGATGTGTTTCGTGTGGATGGCCGTCGTCGGTGGTACGGCCATCGACCTGGAGCTGAGCGGCGTCGCAGGCGGGGCGATCGTGGACACCGGCATATCCGACCAGCTTTACGCGACGCTTGCCGTGTTGCTGGACCCGGCTGTCGCCAGCCTGGTATCTGGCCTCGTCGTGATCCTGCTGATGACCTACCTAATCACCTCCGCCGACAGCGCGATCCTGATTGTGAACACGATCAACGGAGCAGGCGAAACCGACGGGGAGCGGCGCCACCATATCCTGTTCTGGGGCGCAGCGTTGGCGTTTGTCGTCGGGAGCATGTTGATCCTCGGCGGGATCGACGCAATCCGCATCACCATGATCATCGGCGCGCTACCGTTCTCCTTCGTGGTGGCTCTGATGGCTGTTGCTATCCTGAAGGCGATCGCATTCGATCTAGTCCGAAAGCACCATGGCGTACCGACAACTGCGGAAGGTTGCGCGGAACTCGCTCGAGGAGAGTAG
- a CDS encoding TonB-dependent receptor, translating into MKKFVSGASAGALAVALANPAMAQDTAPAAQERRGGVDVIVVTAQKRSEDLQDVPVSVQALGEEGLEELNIDTFEDYLDQLPTVTAGGSGPGQSTIYIRGLASTTPNLTTAGVAGLAPNVALYLDEQPLAQPGRNLDVYAADLERIEVLSGPQGTLFGASSQAGVVRLITNKPDLGGFDAGASAGVSFTKGGETSYKAEAMLNVPVTDSFGLRGVFYLDDQGGYIDNVQGTQNLRDSARFRPAGTVRSNGVPVSPLRAGFQSTADLSDVTFLDADNAGLVEEDFNDTQYSGFRATALWEITPDWRVTVAHSRQSIESDGVFFADPELGGLDDLEIQRYEEDRLEDDFSNTSWTVEGRLAMLDIVYTGAYTDRETEQRVDYTDYLFVGQYLPYYICDGSVSYPGSADPSGTCQAPNLYVTSDSETTVFTQELRFSTPAENRWRVTAGGFYSDLELKERNDFNYPGNVAAQPFGPFAPNFPQEGYTSQPGPFPASTIFRNDIRRTDEQFGIFGEAAFDIVPDLLTVTLGARYYDIEVDFEGSANGSFCNSGAAEDANAFGTDLNDLYDGDGSYTFIGSCNADLRQTFTLDDSLQDIQDAGLSASQAQQVFNAVRAPDTASTDGFIYKGTLTLTPTEDLLFYATYSEGFRPGLLNRPGGATNGAGFTVPFELETDEVKNYELGWKMDLLDGQFRFNGSAFYVDISRLQTTIFDPSITNLFFSANAADAEIKGLEADFTVAPYSAPGLTVAGAFSILDTEITDVLIPTDDVVEGSDLAFAPPFQGNIRVRYEWDLNDTLGAYIQPQVTHSASKFTDVIEINKLRLDGYTLFDLAAGITSANWKFELFGENLFDERAQISGNYVNDRARIATNRPLTVGLRVSYDY; encoded by the coding sequence ATGAAAAAGTTTGTTAGCGGCGCATCGGCTGGTGCGCTGGCTGTGGCACTTGCAAATCCCGCGATGGCGCAGGACACCGCGCCCGCCGCGCAGGAACGCCGCGGCGGGGTCGACGTGATCGTCGTGACCGCGCAGAAGCGCAGCGAGGATCTGCAGGACGTGCCCGTCTCGGTCCAGGCACTGGGCGAAGAAGGGCTCGAAGAGCTCAACATCGACACGTTCGAAGACTATCTCGACCAGTTGCCGACTGTGACCGCTGGCGGCAGCGGCCCCGGCCAAAGCACGATCTACATTCGCGGTCTCGCATCGACGACGCCGAACCTGACGACGGCCGGCGTCGCCGGCCTCGCGCCCAACGTCGCGCTCTATCTCGACGAGCAGCCGCTGGCGCAGCCCGGCCGCAACCTCGACGTCTACGCCGCCGACCTCGAGCGCATCGAAGTGCTCTCGGGTCCTCAGGGAACGCTGTTCGGCGCGAGCTCGCAGGCAGGCGTCGTTCGCCTCATCACCAACAAGCCCGACCTCGGCGGCTTCGATGCCGGGGCGAGCGCCGGCGTGTCCTTCACCAAGGGCGGCGAGACCAGCTACAAGGCGGAAGCCATGCTGAACGTGCCGGTCACCGACTCCTTCGGCCTGCGCGGCGTCTTCTATCTCGACGACCAGGGCGGATATATCGACAATGTGCAGGGCACGCAGAACTTGCGCGACAGCGCGCGCTTCCGCCCGGCCGGCACCGTCCGCTCCAACGGCGTCCCGGTCAGCCCGCTGCGCGCCGGTTTCCAGTCCACCGCCGACCTGAGCGATGTCACCTTCCTCGATGCCGACAATGCCGGCCTGGTCGAGGAAGATTTCAACGACACGCAGTATTCCGGCTTCCGCGCCACTGCGTTGTGGGAAATCACGCCCGATTGGCGCGTGACGGTCGCTCATTCGCGCCAGAGCATCGAGAGCGACGGCGTGTTCTTCGCCGATCCCGAACTCGGCGGTTTGGATGATCTCGAAATCCAGCGGTACGAGGAAGACCGCCTCGAGGACGATTTTTCGAACACCAGCTGGACGGTCGAAGGCCGCCTTGCGATGCTCGATATCGTCTACACGGGCGCTTATACCGACCGCGAGACGGAGCAGCGGGTCGACTACACCGACTATCTTTTCGTCGGTCAGTACCTGCCGTATTACATCTGTGACGGCTCGGTGAGCTATCCCGGTTCGGCGGACCCTAGCGGCACTTGTCAGGCGCCAAATCTTTATGTGACGTCGGACAGCGAAACGACCGTCTTCACGCAGGAACTGCGCTTCAGCACGCCGGCTGAGAACCGCTGGCGGGTTACCGCGGGCGGTTTTTATTCCGACCTCGAGCTGAAGGAACGAAACGACTTCAACTATCCTGGGAACGTTGCGGCACAGCCCTTTGGCCCGTTTGCGCCGAACTTCCCGCAGGAAGGATATACCAGTCAGCCGGGCCCGTTCCCTGCTTCGACGATTTTCCGCAACGACATTCGCCGCACGGACGAGCAGTTCGGAATCTTCGGCGAAGCGGCGTTCGACATCGTGCCCGACTTGCTAACAGTCACGCTGGGCGCGCGCTATTACGACATCGAGGTCGATTTCGAAGGCAGCGCCAACGGCAGCTTCTGCAATAGCGGCGCAGCCGAGGATGCCAATGCCTTCGGAACGGACCTCAACGATCTTTACGACGGCGACGGTAGCTACACCTTCATCGGCTCGTGCAACGCGGACCTGCGCCAGACCTTCACGCTGGACGACAGCCTGCAGGATATTCAGGACGCCGGTCTGAGCGCATCTCAGGCGCAGCAGGTCTTCAATGCGGTTCGCGCGCCGGACACCGCCTCGACCGATGGCTTCATTTACAAGGGCACGCTGACGCTGACCCCGACCGAAGATCTGTTGTTCTACGCCACCTATTCGGAAGGCTTCCGCCCCGGATTGCTCAACCGTCCGGGCGGCGCGACCAACGGCGCGGGCTTCACCGTCCCGTTCGAGCTCGAGACCGACGAGGTCAAGAACTACGAACTCGGCTGGAAGATGGACCTGCTCGATGGGCAGTTCCGCTTCAACGGCAGCGCCTTCTATGTCGATATCAGCCGGTTGCAGACGACGATTTTCGATCCGTCGATCACGAACCTGTTCTTCTCGGCCAATGCGGCGGACGCGGAAATCAAGGGGCTGGAGGCGGACTTCACCGTCGCGCCGTACTCGGCTCCGGGTCTGACGGTCGCGGGTGCATTCTCGATCCTCGACACCGAGATCACCGACGTGCTGATCCCGACCGACGATGTGGTCGAGGGATCCGATCTGGCGTTCGCTCCGCCCTTCCAGGGCAATATCCGCGTTCGCTACGAATGGGACCTCAACGATACGCTGGGCGCCTATATCCAGCCGCAGGTCACGCATTCGGCCTCGAAGTTCACCGATGTGATCGAGATCAACAAATTGAGGCTCGACGGCTACACGCTGTTTGATCTGGCCGCGGGCATCACTTCGGCCAACTGGAAGTTCGAGCTTTTCGGCGAGAACCTGTTCGACGAGCGTGCGCAAATCTCGGGCAATTACGTCAACGACCGTGCGCGGATCGCCACCAACCGTCCGCTGACGGTCGGCCTCAGGGTCTCCTACGACTACTGA
- a CDS encoding tetratricopeptide repeat-containing sulfotransferase family protein, translating to MASREEQLGSAQKALQAGDFARGLQIAEALLEADPGDAEALYIAAVAARYLERFEQADEHLSRLHAAMPEYGRAWQEAGHLARAQGDTDRAIAAYARATRFNPALDASWRALAEIEAARGNGAEAQAAQAQARRIAALPRELVAVTHHLHEGRILRAEEICRHFLRANPRNVEGMRLLAQIGIKLGILDDAEFLLESARAFESENVQVQLDYIDALRRRQKFDRAREEAEALHARDPDNPLFQSHLAIESMQTGDYDRAFELFDAILDRLPGDVATLTSKGHALKTTGAQEEALASYRAAVAAKPDHGDAWYALANLKTYSFTDDEIAVMREQAAREDLVFMDRVHLSFALGKALEDRKEYGDSFGFYETGNALKRAQTRYSADAMSQEFALQKEVCTRDLFAKHEGAGDPSPDPIFILGLPRAGSTLLEQILASHSQVDGTLELPNILALAHRLRGRKAGQSRYPEVLHELSDEQLSKFGRQFIEDTRVHRQGAPFFIDKMPNNFRHIGLIHLILPNAKIIDARRDPMDCCFSGFKQLFAEGQEFTYGLTEVGRYYANYVDLMDHWDAVLPGKVLRVQHEDVLDDLEGQVRRMLDHCGLEFEEACLDFHKTDRAVRTASSEQVRQPINRKGQGAWKPYEPWLGDLKDALGPLAT from the coding sequence ATGGCGTCACGGGAAGAGCAACTGGGTTCAGCGCAAAAGGCATTGCAAGCGGGAGACTTCGCGCGTGGTCTCCAGATTGCCGAAGCCTTGCTAGAAGCCGATCCTGGCGACGCCGAAGCACTTTATATCGCCGCAGTAGCCGCGCGGTATCTCGAACGGTTCGAGCAGGCCGACGAGCACCTTTCGCGCCTTCACGCCGCCATGCCCGAATACGGACGTGCGTGGCAGGAGGCGGGCCATCTGGCACGCGCGCAAGGTGATACGGATCGTGCCATCGCGGCCTATGCCAGAGCCACTCGCTTCAACCCCGCGCTGGATGCCAGCTGGCGTGCGTTGGCGGAGATCGAGGCGGCGCGTGGCAACGGCGCGGAGGCGCAAGCGGCGCAGGCGCAAGCTCGCAGAATTGCGGCGCTGCCGCGCGAACTCGTCGCGGTCACCCATCACCTGCACGAAGGGCGTATCCTTCGCGCCGAGGAGATTTGCCGACACTTCCTGCGCGCCAATCCGCGCAATGTCGAAGGCATGCGCCTGCTCGCCCAGATCGGCATCAAGCTCGGTATACTCGACGATGCGGAGTTCCTGCTGGAAAGCGCGCGGGCCTTCGAGTCGGAGAATGTGCAGGTCCAGCTCGACTATATCGATGCGCTGCGGCGGCGGCAGAAGTTCGACCGTGCGCGCGAGGAGGCGGAAGCACTGCATGCGCGCGACCCGGACAACCCGCTGTTCCAGTCGCATCTGGCGATCGAGAGCATGCAGACAGGCGATTACGACCGCGCATTCGAACTGTTCGATGCGATTCTCGATCGGCTCCCCGGAGATGTCGCAACGCTGACAAGCAAGGGACACGCGCTGAAGACGACCGGCGCGCAGGAGGAGGCGCTTGCGAGCTACCGCGCTGCCGTCGCTGCGAAGCCCGATCACGGCGATGCATGGTATGCGCTGGCGAATCTCAAGACCTACAGCTTCACCGACGATGAAATTGCCGTGATGCGCGAGCAGGCCGCGCGAGAAGATCTGGTTTTCATGGATCGCGTGCACCTGAGCTTCGCGCTCGGCAAGGCTCTTGAGGACCGCAAGGAGTACGGCGATAGCTTCGGCTTCTACGAAACTGGCAATGCGCTGAAGCGCGCCCAGACTCGCTACAGCGCAGATGCCATGTCGCAGGAATTTGCCCTGCAGAAAGAGGTCTGCACCCGAGATTTATTCGCCAAGCATGAGGGCGCAGGCGATCCGTCACCCGACCCGATCTTCATTCTAGGCCTGCCGCGTGCCGGATCGACGTTGCTCGAACAAATTCTTGCCAGCCACAGCCAAGTGGACGGCACGCTGGAACTGCCGAACATCCTTGCGCTTGCTCACCGCCTGCGTGGCCGCAAGGCAGGCCAGTCGCGCTACCCCGAAGTGCTGCATGAACTATCCGATGAGCAGCTGTCGAAGTTCGGCCGGCAATTCATTGAGGATACGCGCGTCCACCGGCAGGGCGCGCCCTTCTTTATCGACAAGATGCCGAACAACTTCCGGCACATCGGGCTGATCCACCTGATCCTGCCGAACGCGAAGATCATCGACGCGCGCCGCGATCCGATGGATTGCTGTTTCTCCGGCTTCAAGCAGCTCTTCGCAGAGGGGCAGGAGTTTACCTATGGGCTCACCGAAGTGGGCCGCTATTATGCAAACTACGTCGACCTGATGGACCACTGGGATGCCGTTCTTCCGGGTAAGGTTCTACGGGTCCAGCATGAGGATGTCCTCGACGATCTGGAAGGGCAGGTCCGACGCATGCTCGATCACTGCGGGCTCGAGTTCGAAGAGGCCTGCCTGGACTTTCACAAGACCGACCGTGCCGTGAGAACCGCGAGCAGTGAGCAGGTGCGTCAGCCGATCAACCGCAAGGGGCAGGGCGCGTGGAAGCCGTACGAGCCGTGGCTCGGTGACCTGAAGGACGCGCTCGGTCCGCTCGCGACCTAG
- a CDS encoding tRNA-binding protein produces the protein MDQIDIADFLKVDIRSGTVVRAEPFPEARIPAIKLWIDFGAEIGERKTSAQIADLYDPAQLPGHKVMAVVNFPPRQIGPFMSEVLVLGFPDAEGRIVLAAPGDSVPDGARMS, from the coding sequence ATGGACCAGATCGACATCGCCGACTTCCTCAAGGTCGATATTCGCAGCGGGACTGTGGTCCGCGCCGAACCGTTTCCCGAAGCACGCATACCCGCGATCAAGCTGTGGATCGATTTCGGCGCAGAAATCGGTGAGCGCAAGACCTCCGCGCAAATCGCCGACCTCTATGATCCGGCTCAGCTGCCCGGTCACAAGGTCATGGCGGTCGTCAATTTCCCGCCGCGCCAGATCGGGCCGTTCATGTCCGAAGTGCTGGTGCTGGGCTTCCCCGATGCCGAGGGACGGATCGTCCTCGCGGCGCCGGGCGACTCCGTGCCCGACGGCGCGCGAATGAGCTAG